A part of Candidatus Hydrogenedentota bacterium genomic DNA contains:
- a CDS encoding ATP-binding protein, with product MTEWVLANHFVQIMESLSSGVLAVDASGRILLANRAACLHLGLKENDLPAGTHCSDTPIPEPFRTALFDVMEKRQALTRREVLLTLDDGTRREIGFSASLLGTPESFGGTVFLFVDMTERRALERAAEVNRQLAQVGELTAGVVHELRNPLTVIGGNAELLQRVIPPENPGRRNLDAILKETKVLERLVAQFLGFARPFEIEWTPCRAQSIVDRTIAVCQSAANAKSVVLHTSVLPPDLMFMGDENKFPQVLINIAGNAIDAVPPGGEVMLSARREDSDAVFEVVDNGPGIHLKPEEDLFRPFFSRKEGGTGLGLAICQRIVTAHKGTIVFANRPEGGARFVVRLPLGMEVGL from the coding sequence ATGACTGAATGGGTGCTGGCCAATCACTTCGTGCAAATCATGGAAAGCCTGTCAAGTGGCGTGTTGGCCGTGGACGCATCCGGGCGCATTTTGCTGGCCAACCGTGCGGCGTGCCTTCATCTGGGCTTGAAGGAAAACGATCTGCCCGCCGGAACGCATTGCAGCGACACGCCTATTCCGGAGCCGTTCCGCACGGCCCTCTTCGACGTCATGGAAAAACGGCAGGCCTTGACACGGCGGGAGGTTCTGCTCACCTTGGATGACGGCACGCGCCGGGAAATCGGTTTTTCCGCCTCGTTGCTTGGAACGCCTGAATCTTTTGGGGGAACCGTATTCCTGTTTGTGGACATGACCGAGCGTCGGGCGCTGGAGCGTGCCGCCGAGGTCAATCGGCAATTGGCGCAAGTCGGTGAATTGACCGCCGGTGTCGTGCATGAACTCCGAAATCCGTTGACGGTCATTGGTGGAAATGCGGAACTGCTACAACGCGTGATTCCCCCTGAAAATCCGGGACGCCGCAATCTTGACGCCATCCTCAAGGAGACCAAGGTTCTGGAGCGGCTTGTCGCCCAGTTCCTTGGATTTGCGCGCCCCTTTGAGATTGAATGGACCCCTTGCCGGGCGCAATCAATTGTGGACCGGACCATCGCTGTCTGCCAATCCGCCGCCAACGCGAAATCGGTCGTATTGCATACCAGCGTCCTTCCGCCCGATCTAATGTTCATGGGTGACGAGAACAAGTTTCCGCAGGTTCTAATCAATATCGCAGGCAATGCGATAGATGCTGTGCCGCCCGGCGGCGAGGTAATGTTGTCGGCGCGTCGCGAAGATTCGGACGCGGTCTTCGAGGTTGTGGACAACGGCCCCGGTATTCACTTGAAACCGGAGGAAGACCTCTTCCGGCCGTTCTTTTCCCGCAAGGAAGGCGGCACAGGTCTTGGGTTGGCGATATGCCAGCGCATTGTCACGGCGCACAAGGGAACGATCGTCTTTGCCAACCGCCCTGAAGGCGGCGCCCGTTTTGTGGTACGATTACCCTTGGGCATGGAAGTTGGGTTATGA
- the rsmA gene encoding 16S rRNA (adenine(1518)-N(6)/adenine(1519)-N(6))-dimethyltransferase RsmA, with the protein MESPNLQTLCKRYNITFNKRLGQNLLLDDNINRIMTDAAALDGNDSVIEVGAGLGALTAHLCRRAGRVLAVEIDRTFMPCLEDRFREQANVRLFRGDILNHSLPKLAEEFLPGGTSYKMVSNLPYYITTPILFHFLESPLKFSRIVVMVQEEVGIRMTVPPGHSEYGALAAVLACHADVDIVHRVPRTCFVPRPEVDSCIVRLRPHDAPPYPDVELRFLAAVIRAAFMQRRKTVRNALTRTGEFGAPREAVVAALEAAGIDGDRRAQTLSPDDFARLAMEIRARI; encoded by the coding sequence ATGGAATCCCCAAATCTGCAAACGCTCTGCAAACGTTACAATATCACCTTCAACAAGCGGTTGGGACAGAATCTGCTCCTGGACGACAATATCAACCGAATCATGACCGACGCGGCGGCGCTCGACGGGAACGACAGCGTCATCGAGGTGGGCGCGGGCCTTGGCGCGTTGACGGCGCATCTTTGCCGGCGCGCCGGACGGGTCTTGGCCGTCGAAATTGACCGGACCTTCATGCCGTGTCTGGAGGATCGTTTCCGCGAACAGGCGAATGTGCGGTTGTTTCGCGGCGACATCCTGAATCACAGCCTGCCCAAACTGGCGGAGGAATTTCTTCCCGGCGGAACGTCGTACAAAATGGTCTCGAACCTGCCCTACTACATCACGACGCCGATCTTGTTTCATTTTCTCGAATCGCCGTTGAAGTTCAGCCGGATCGTCGTAATGGTCCAGGAGGAAGTCGGCATTCGCATGACCGTGCCACCCGGCCATTCCGAATATGGCGCGCTCGCAGCGGTACTCGCGTGCCATGCGGACGTGGACATCGTGCATCGCGTCCCGCGGACCTGTTTCGTGCCGCGCCCGGAAGTGGACAGTTGCATCGTGCGGTTGCGCCCGCACGACGCGCCGCCCTACCCTGATGTCGAATTGCGATTCCTGGCGGCCGTCATTCGCGCCGCCTTCATGCAGCGGCGCAAGACCGTGCGCAATGCGCTGACGCGGACAGGCGAGTTCGGCGCGCCGCGGGAAGCGGTCGTTGCCGCCTTGGAGGCGGCGGGCATTGACGGCGATCGCCGCGCACAAACCCTTTCACCCGATGATTTTGCGCGGTTGGCCATGGAAATCCGCGCGCGGATTTGA
- a CDS encoding efflux RND transporter permease subunit has protein sequence MEPHASFTERILRAAFRQKAVVLMLAALGAVFGGMAYRQMPRNVYPDITIPVFTIVTENEAMAPEEIETMITRPMESAMNGLPGVRRVRSQTTQGLSSIIVDFDIETEFWRARQFVTERMAQVAAQLPPGTEPPTLASATTRLSEVFEYAVEGDLSLSELREIAEWQIRYNLLTVPGVAEVLNMGGFMRQYRVSLDANRLHAHKITLAEIEEAIRGANENAGGGFISTGDAEYTVRGIGRYDSIEDIGDTIIAARGGTPLFLRDVAAIAETSAIRRGIASRNGKETVVALVVKQPLADTMQVVEGIKEALEDMRGTLPKGVRIVPYYDQSILIGHSLSSVTRAILAGSALVVVVLLLFLGRLRSTLIVAASIPLSAVIAGVLMRQFGIGLNTMSLGGIAIAVGIMVDASIIMVENIHHRFQQQRADILDAMDRERVALRAAIEVGRPIAFATLVIMAVFLPLFIMGGMEGLLFRPLAVTVAAAMLGSLVLSLTVTPVLGAWFLRPNAGVGNGDEVRFVRWIKHAYVPLLEFALRRRWLAIALALAFLAPTVAGLAVIGKNFMPRLDEGAWVISTATPPETSLEQNDRITGQIEKLLIKNPNVTEVVRRNGRSERAIGCVLPVNLGEIIVNLKPKNLRDKPAEQILAEVREQVEHIPGVAAAFTQPLQLKIDESLEGTPAPLQVKIFGPDLNVLETIAKDVARLMENIPGLADVKMEQAAGIPQLQVEIDRQAAARYGIPVKTVSKIVQLAIGGEELTQVWKNQRSYGVFVRFDESMRGTPEAIRNIMVDAPSGQRIPLGQIAQIRLAEGPNVIWREAMNRRIGIDASIQGRDLGSVVAEIKEAIQTIAIPPDYYIAFGGQYQSQQRAMRSLVVASGVALAIVFTLLYVALRSAVHAAIILATVPSAFVGGVAALLLAGETINVSSAVGFIALFGIAVQNSLVLLTQTRDFIAEGHGAEKAIRLASVQRLRPKLMTASCTGLGLLPILLSRGAGAEIEKPLAIVMTGGLATSTLFTLLILPALYLAVQHARERMARCGNGSRQPPATNT, from the coding sequence ATGGAGCCCCATGCAAGTTTCACTGAACGAATCCTTCGCGCGGCTTTCCGGCAAAAGGCCGTGGTATTGATGCTCGCTGCGTTGGGTGCGGTATTCGGGGGCATGGCGTACCGGCAAATGCCGAGGAACGTCTATCCGGACATCACGATCCCCGTGTTCACCATCGTCACCGAAAACGAGGCCATGGCGCCCGAAGAAATCGAAACGATGATCACGCGCCCGATGGAATCGGCCATGAACGGGTTGCCGGGCGTCCGTCGGGTGCGATCGCAGACGACGCAGGGATTGTCGTCAATCATCGTGGATTTTGATATTGAAACGGAATTTTGGCGCGCCCGCCAGTTCGTCACCGAGCGCATGGCGCAAGTGGCCGCGCAACTACCGCCGGGCACCGAGCCGCCGACCTTGGCAAGCGCCACGACGCGCTTGTCGGAAGTGTTCGAGTACGCGGTTGAGGGCGACCTCTCCCTCAGCGAATTACGCGAAATTGCCGAGTGGCAGATTCGCTACAACCTGCTCACCGTTCCTGGTGTCGCCGAAGTGCTCAACATGGGCGGCTTCATGCGCCAGTACCGTGTATCGCTCGACGCCAACCGTCTCCATGCGCACAAGATCACCCTGGCTGAAATCGAAGAGGCAATCCGCGGCGCGAACGAAAATGCCGGCGGAGGCTTTATCAGCACGGGGGATGCCGAATACACCGTGCGCGGCATCGGGCGCTACGATTCCATCGAAGACATCGGCGACACGATTATCGCCGCGCGCGGCGGGACTCCGTTGTTTTTGCGCGATGTGGCCGCCATCGCGGAAACCTCGGCTATCCGAAGGGGTATCGCCAGCCGGAACGGTAAAGAAACCGTCGTGGCGCTTGTCGTCAAACAGCCCTTGGCAGACACGATGCAGGTCGTCGAGGGGATCAAGGAAGCCTTGGAAGATATGCGGGGCACACTTCCCAAAGGCGTGCGGATCGTGCCATATTATGATCAAAGCATACTCATCGGGCATTCCCTTTCTAGCGTAACCCGCGCCATTCTGGCCGGGTCGGCGCTTGTCGTCGTCGTGCTGCTGTTGTTTCTTGGACGCCTGCGCAGCACGCTGATCGTGGCCGCATCCATACCGCTTTCCGCCGTTATCGCCGGCGTGCTCATGCGGCAATTCGGAATCGGACTCAATACCATGTCGCTTGGCGGCATAGCGATCGCGGTGGGCATCATGGTAGATGCCTCGATCATCATGGTCGAAAACATTCATCACCGTTTTCAACAGCAGCGCGCGGACATTCTCGATGCCATGGACAGAGAGCGGGTCGCCCTGCGCGCGGCCATTGAAGTGGGCCGCCCCATTGCGTTCGCGACCCTTGTCATCATGGCCGTGTTCCTGCCGCTTTTCATCATGGGCGGCATGGAAGGCCTCCTTTTTCGTCCGCTTGCGGTAACCGTCGCCGCCGCAATGCTTGGTTCGCTTGTTCTGTCTCTCACGGTCACACCCGTGCTCGGCGCATGGTTCCTTCGTCCGAACGCCGGAGTGGGCAACGGGGACGAGGTGCGATTCGTCCGATGGATCAAGCATGCGTATGTGCCTCTGCTCGAATTCGCGCTGCGCCGCCGCTGGCTCGCAATCGCGCTGGCGCTTGCGTTTCTCGCGCCGACCGTTGCCGGCCTTGCCGTCATCGGCAAGAATTTCATGCCGCGGCTCGACGAGGGCGCATGGGTCATTTCCACCGCCACGCCGCCCGAAACCTCCCTCGAACAAAACGACCGAATCACCGGCCAGATAGAAAAACTCCTGATCAAGAATCCCAACGTGACGGAGGTCGTCCGCCGAAATGGGCGATCCGAACGCGCCATCGGCTGCGTATTGCCGGTCAATCTGGGGGAGATCATCGTCAACCTGAAACCGAAGAACCTTCGGGACAAGCCCGCGGAGCAGATTCTGGCCGAAGTGCGTGAGCAGGTCGAACATATCCCCGGCGTTGCGGCGGCGTTCACGCAACCGCTCCAACTGAAGATTGACGAAAGCCTGGAAGGCACTCCCGCTCCCTTGCAAGTGAAAATATTCGGCCCCGACTTGAACGTTCTTGAAACGATTGCGAAAGATGTCGCGCGCCTCATGGAAAACATACCGGGACTTGCCGACGTCAAAATGGAGCAAGCCGCCGGGATCCCGCAGTTGCAGGTCGAGATTGACCGGCAGGCCGCCGCACGCTACGGCATACCGGTCAAAACCGTTTCGAAGATCGTGCAACTGGCCATTGGCGGTGAAGAATTGACCCAAGTCTGGAAAAACCAGCGCAGTTACGGCGTCTTTGTCCGTTTCGACGAATCCATGCGCGGAACCCCCGAAGCGATTCGAAACATCATGGTTGACGCCCCTTCGGGACAACGCATTCCCCTTGGCCAAATCGCACAGATCCGTCTCGCCGAAGGCCCGAACGTCATTTGGCGCGAAGCCATGAACCGGCGTATCGGCATTGATGCAAGTATCCAAGGCCGGGATCTGGGCAGTGTCGTGGCCGAGATCAAGGAAGCGATCCAGACCATTGCCATTCCGCCCGATTACTATATCGCGTTCGGCGGCCAGTACCAGAGCCAGCAACGCGCCATGCGTTCGCTGGTTGTCGCCTCGGGAGTCGCCTTGGCGATCGTTTTCACGCTGCTGTACGTGGCGTTGCGCTCGGCCGTGCATGCCGCGATCATTCTTGCAACCGTCCCGAGCGCATTCGTCGGCGGCGTGGCGGCGCTTTTGTTGGCCGGTGAAACCATCAATGTGTCGTCCGCCGTGGGTTTCATCGCCCTGTTCGGAATCGCCGTTCAAAACAGCTTGGTGCTTCTGACCCAAACCCGCGATTTCATCGCCGAAGGACATGGCGCGGAAAAAGCCATCCGCCTCGCCAGCGTGCAGCGCCTCCGCCCCAAATTGATGACGGCGTCTTGCACGGGACTCGGCCTATTGCCCATCCTCCTCAGCCGGGGCGCCGGCGCCGAAATCGAAAAACCGCTCGCCATTGTCATGACGGGGGGCCTTGCGACGTCCACCTTGTTCACGCTGCTGATATTGCCAGCCCTGTACTTGGCCGTTCAGCACGCAAGGGAACGAATGGCGCGTTGCGGGAACGGTTCCAGGCAACCGCCGGCAACAAACACTTGA
- a CDS encoding efflux RND transporter periplasmic adaptor subunit, translating to MNKWFVIAIVIVMPAALFAGRLFFVKCTVAAEEPQTHTEHAEEKVVSLTPEQIEANGIEIAEAGPGEIAVQLTLPGEIKLNADRVAHVIPRVGGVAREVFKNAGDTVTAGEVMAILDSRELAMMKAAYLAARERESLARSIFEREKGLWEKKISAEQDYLAAKQALAEAAINTRSAEQQLHAIGCSEEYIESLPSQAHVAYTHHEITAPFDGVVIEKHITLGESLKDDVSCFTIADLSTVWIDLSVYQKDIPSIVKGQEVKVAGGAAEPEGLHGHIEYIGPVMGEDTRTVIARAVMPNEDGRWRPGQFVTGTITTETQSVPVCVPKAAIQTIEKVPCIFVRTEEDFEPVPVTPGRSNEKYVEILSGLAAGQSYVAAGSFILKAMLEKGELHDDH from the coding sequence ATGAATAAATGGTTTGTAATCGCGATAGTCATCGTAATGCCGGCCGCGTTGTTTGCGGGGCGCCTTTTCTTTGTGAAATGCACCGTCGCGGCGGAAGAACCCCAAACGCATACGGAACATGCCGAAGAAAAGGTGGTTTCGCTTACACCGGAACAAATCGAAGCCAATGGCATCGAGATTGCGGAAGCAGGTCCCGGTGAAATAGCGGTACAACTCACGTTGCCGGGCGAAATCAAACTCAACGCCGATCGCGTCGCACATGTCATTCCCCGGGTAGGGGGCGTCGCTCGAGAAGTATTCAAAAACGCCGGCGACACGGTCACGGCCGGTGAAGTCATGGCGATTCTCGACAGCCGCGAACTGGCCATGATGAAGGCCGCTTATCTTGCCGCCCGGGAACGTGAATCGCTTGCGCGATCCATCTTTGAACGCGAAAAGGGGTTGTGGGAAAAGAAGATTTCCGCGGAGCAGGACTACCTCGCCGCAAAACAGGCCCTTGCAGAAGCCGCCATCAACACGCGCAGCGCGGAGCAGCAACTCCACGCCATCGGTTGTTCCGAAGAGTATATCGAGTCCCTCCCGTCCCAGGCCCATGTCGCGTACACACACCACGAAATCACCGCACCTTTCGACGGCGTGGTTATTGAAAAACACATTACCTTGGGCGAATCGCTCAAGGACGATGTTTCATGCTTTACCATTGCGGATTTGAGCACCGTGTGGATCGATTTGAGTGTATATCAAAAAGACATCCCCTCGATTGTCAAAGGGCAGGAAGTAAAGGTGGCCGGCGGCGCCGCCGAGCCGGAGGGTCTTCACGGGCATATCGAATACATCGGGCCGGTCATGGGCGAAGATACGCGGACCGTGATTGCGCGCGCCGTCATGCCGAACGAAGACGGACGCTGGCGTCCGGGGCAGTTCGTCACGGGAACCATTACGACCGAAACGCAGTCCGTGCCTGTTTGCGTGCCGAAAGCCGCCATTCAGACCATTGAAAAGGTTCCGTGCATCTTCGTGCGGACGGAGGAAGATTTCGAGCCCGTGCCGGTAACACCGGGACGCAGCAACGAAAAGTATGTTGAAATTCTGTCCGGATTGGCCGCTGGCCAGTCCTACGTCGCCGCAGGTTCCTTTATTTTGAAGGCGATGCTCGAAAAAGGCGAATTGCACGACGATCATTAG
- a CDS encoding TolC family protein — translation MKALKILRTCFATNLSCVLMAMAFDAPALTLTDALAMALEKNPGLASFSWEIRAAEAREIQARLHPNPEISFEVEDIAVGGGVDRKSQSPIGIVPMLHLLPYSPPSSETQFTLSLAQRVEFGGKRVKRMALAACDRDVARWDYEMAKADVIRDVTKAFVDVLSTQERAALDCELVQLAEKTLQSVSARVEAGRVSPLDETKAETALLNARVQADRSKRALAVARIRLAALWGETEATFERADGDIECVRPIPPWEILESRIRETPDLLRWQAEIAKREAAIKVEKTKAISDVTLSLGYRKLDGNSENLLVAGVSVPIPLFHRNQGAIMEAEHLAAKARDDRRGAEIAVRGFLKAAHEELSATQTAIASLKETILPASTLTFAQVNEAYRQGKFGYLDVLDAQRTLFEARREYLDALTDYHRGIAEMERLFGASLWAEGESLK, via the coding sequence ATGAAAGCACTCAAAATACTTCGGACATGTTTCGCGACCAACCTGTCGTGCGTCCTAATGGCGATGGCCTTCGATGCGCCGGCGTTGACGCTCACGGATGCGCTAGCGATGGCCTTGGAGAAAAATCCGGGGCTTGCGTCCTTTTCTTGGGAGATTCGGGCCGCTGAAGCGCGCGAAATCCAGGCGCGGCTGCATCCAAATCCGGAAATCTCTTTCGAGGTGGAAGACATCGCGGTTGGCGGCGGAGTGGACCGCAAATCGCAATCGCCCATTGGCATCGTCCCAATGCTGCATCTTCTGCCGTACAGTCCGCCCTCCAGCGAGACCCAGTTCACACTCTCGCTCGCGCAACGGGTTGAATTCGGAGGGAAACGGGTGAAACGGATGGCGTTGGCGGCATGTGACCGTGATGTGGCTCGTTGGGATTACGAAATGGCCAAGGCAGACGTAATCCGTGACGTCACAAAGGCTTTTGTGGATGTTTTATCTACGCAGGAACGCGCGGCGCTCGACTGTGAATTGGTCCAATTGGCCGAGAAAACGCTCCAGTCGGTGTCGGCGCGTGTAGAAGCGGGACGCGTCTCGCCGTTGGACGAAACCAAAGCCGAAACGGCGCTGTTGAATGCCCGCGTGCAGGCGGATCGGTCGAAACGTGCATTGGCTGTCGCGCGGATTCGCCTGGCGGCGCTGTGGGGCGAGACGGAGGCAACATTCGAAAGGGCTGACGGCGATATTGAATGTGTCCGCCCAATCCCGCCATGGGAAATACTGGAAAGCCGCATACGGGAAACACCGGATCTTTTACGCTGGCAGGCCGAAATCGCCAAGCGTGAAGCCGCCATCAAGGTGGAAAAGACAAAAGCGATTTCCGATGTCACCCTGAGTCTCGGATATCGCAAACTGGACGGGAACAGCGAGAACCTCCTGGTGGCGGGCGTATCAGTGCCCATTCCCCTGTTCCATCGCAACCAGGGGGCGATCATGGAGGCGGAACATCTTGCGGCCAAGGCGCGCGATGATCGGAGGGGCGCTGAAATTGCGGTCCGCGGCTTCCTGAAGGCGGCGCACGAGGAATTGTCCGCCACGCAGACCGCCATTGCGTCACTCAAAGAGACGATCCTCCCCGCGTCTACGCTTACTTTCGCTCAGGTCAACGAAGCCTACCGGCAGGGCAAGTTCGGCTATCTGGACGTCTTGGATGCCCAACGCACGCTGTTCGAAGCACGACGTGAATACTTGGATGCCTTAACGGACTACCACCGCGGCATCGCGGAGATGGAACGTCTCTTCGGCGCATCGTTGTGGGCCGAAGGAGAATCGCTAAAATGA
- the ltaE gene encoding low-specificity L-threonine aldolase, whose protein sequence is MSGGYVDLRSDTVTRPTPAMREAMARAEVGDDVFGEDPTVNALQRRAAEMFGKESALFVPTGTMANLTAILAQTRPGDAIILSEDAHPYNFESANIAMVGGLLAKPVRGECGILSCEDVAAEIVQTRDHHFAPTSLITIENTSNRGGGTIYPIETIAAIGALARERGLRFHIDGARIFNAVVETGVSPKEYASHADTLSFCLSKGLGCPAGSLVVGDAETIDRMHRFRKMLGGGMRQAGILAAAGLYAIDHHIDRLRDDHARARRFRAGIDGIEGLRLPLPSPTNMVYVQVPAAPDFACRLAERGVRVIATAPDRIRTVFHLDVTDEGVERAIEAFRTAAEYAPC, encoded by the coding sequence ATGTCGGGCGGATATGTGGATTTACGGAGCGACACGGTAACGCGCCCCACGCCGGCAATGCGGGAAGCGATGGCGCGGGCCGAAGTGGGTGATGATGTATTCGGGGAAGACCCGACGGTCAACGCGTTGCAGCGGCGCGCGGCGGAAATGTTCGGGAAGGAGTCGGCGCTGTTCGTGCCGACGGGTACGATGGCGAACTTGACGGCGATTCTCGCGCAAACACGACCGGGTGACGCCATCATTCTGAGCGAGGACGCGCATCCGTACAACTTCGAGTCGGCGAACATCGCGATGGTCGGCGGACTGCTGGCGAAACCGGTGCGCGGGGAATGCGGCATCCTGTCATGCGAGGACGTGGCGGCGGAGATTGTTCAGACCCGGGACCACCATTTCGCGCCGACGTCGCTGATAACCATCGAAAACACGTCGAACCGGGGCGGCGGGACGATCTATCCCATCGAAACGATTGCGGCGATCGGCGCGCTGGCCCGGGAACGCGGCCTGCGGTTTCACATTGACGGGGCGCGCATCTTCAACGCGGTGGTCGAGACCGGCGTTTCGCCAAAGGAGTACGCGTCGCATGCGGACACGTTGTCGTTCTGCCTGTCAAAGGGGCTTGGATGTCCCGCCGGTTCGCTGGTCGTGGGCGATGCGGAGACCATCGATCGCATGCACCGGTTCCGCAAGATGTTGGGCGGCGGAATGCGGCAAGCCGGGATATTGGCTGCGGCGGGCCTGTATGCGATTGACCATCATATCGATCGGCTGCGCGACGATCATGCGCGCGCGCGGCGGTTCCGCGCGGGAATCGATGGCATCGAAGGACTGCGGTTGCCCCTCCCCTCTCCCACCAACATGGTATACGTTCAAGTGCCCGCGGCGCCGGATTTTGCCTGTCGTCTTGCCGAAAGAGGCGTGCGGGTGATTGCAACGGCTCCGGACCGGATTCGCACCGTATTCCATCTCGACGTAACGGATGAAGGCGTTGAACGCGCCATCGAGGCATTTCGAACCGCCGCGGAATACGCGCCATGTTGA
- a CDS encoding prolipoprotein diacylglyceryl transferase, with translation MSMRLGGILFTPNSVMVLLAAGFFWALTFRRLYPGVAPSKKVAAAWLLAASVFGATLGIAHARIAGVAGAQDAFGLHLGSLGGYAGAILGAMIAARLSRPKTLPTNDFHDGAIADAFIPGIAAGGIVARIGCLFTGCCRGFAGFMHIWPLYDIAALAAAFGISRLGRHPGKGAALFFIAYGLLRFLLEFARPSVSFWGPLSINAILALVQTGIAATCMIRR, from the coding sequence ATGAGCATGCGACTGGGTGGAATCCTGTTCACACCGAACTCCGTAATGGTGTTGCTGGCGGCGGGGTTTTTCTGGGCGTTGACGTTCCGGCGTCTCTATCCCGGCGTTGCCCCATCGAAGAAAGTCGCGGCAGCATGGCTTTTGGCCGCGTCGGTTTTTGGCGCCACGCTGGGTATCGCCCATGCCCGAATCGCGGGCGTCGCAGGCGCGCAGGATGCCTTCGGACTTCACTTGGGCAGTCTGGGCGGCTATGCGGGCGCGATACTGGGCGCCATGATTGCGGCACGGCTGTCGCGGCCGAAAACTCTGCCGACAAACGATTTCCACGATGGCGCAATCGCGGATGCGTTCATTCCCGGCATTGCGGCAGGAGGAATCGTCGCCCGAATCGGCTGTCTGTTTACCGGTTGTTGCCGGGGATTTGCCGGCTTCATGCACATCTGGCCCCTTTACGACATCGCGGCATTGGCGGCGGCGTTCGGGATCTCACGCCTCGGCAGGCATCCAGGCAAAGGCGCAGCCCTTTTTTTCATCGCCTATGGCTTGCTGCGTTTCCTGCTGGAATTTGCACGGCCGTCGGTTTCGTTCTGGGGTCCGCTATCCATCAATGCCATCCTTGCATTGGTGCAAACCGGAATCGCCGCAACCTGCATGATTCGGAGATAA
- a CDS encoding anaerobic ribonucleoside-triphosphate reductase activating protein → MRIAGIEKCSFVDYPGHLAAVFFTPGCNWNCYYCHNRGLVDIHASKPWLDLEVALAWLDDRTELIDGVVITGGEPTIQDGLAEFIECVRRKGFRIKIDTNGSRPDVLGSLLEQGLLDYVAMDIKAPMEQYNDFAGVQVEQDAVNASMDLLLSCVIDYEFRTTVTPQLTHKDVLAIARRIRGAKRYVLQQYRRPAGACDPRLEALPHSVAWPTDIWSEIRDLVGECLLRGFETQARPDAKALVA, encoded by the coding sequence ATGAGGATAGCCGGCATCGAGAAATGCTCGTTTGTGGATTATCCGGGCCATCTCGCGGCGGTGTTTTTCACACCCGGATGCAATTGGAACTGTTACTACTGCCATAATCGAGGATTGGTGGACATCCACGCCTCTAAACCGTGGCTCGATCTCGAAGTGGCGCTGGCGTGGCTCGACGATCGAACAGAGCTGATTGACGGCGTTGTCATCACCGGTGGAGAACCGACAATTCAAGACGGGCTGGCCGAATTTATCGAGTGCGTTCGCCGAAAAGGGTTCCGCATCAAGATTGACACCAACGGATCTCGACCCGATGTTCTTGGGAGTTTACTGGAGCAAGGCCTGCTCGATTATGTCGCCATGGATATCAAGGCGCCGATGGAACAGTACAACGATTTCGCGGGTGTGCAAGTCGAACAGGATGCCGTCAACGCGAGCATGGACCTTCTGTTGTCCTGCGTCATTGATTACGAATTCCGCACGACCGTCACCCCGCAACTGACGCATAAGGACGTCTTGGCGATAGCCCGCCGGATCCGGGGCGCGAAACGATACGTCCTGCAACAATATCGGCGCCCTGCCGGCGCTTGCGATCCCCGGCTTGAAGCCCTACCCCACTCCGTGGCGTGGCCTACTGACATTTGGTCCGAAATTCGGGATCTTGTGGGAGAATGCCTCCTGCGAGGCTTTGAGACTCAAGCCAGGCCCGACGCCAAAGCCCTTGTGGCGTGA